A genomic region of Thermoleophilaceae bacterium contains the following coding sequences:
- a CDS encoding biotin/lipoyl-containing protein, with protein MALSDDDVREILRLIDESDLDELLIETDGFRLHVLRGGAAPEAIHQSPVTSHQSPSPNGATIDAPMLGTFYRAEAPGAAPFVDVGAKVQADTIVCLIEVMKMMNSIPAGVEGTIVEVCADNAALVEYGQPLFRVEPA; from the coding sequence GTGGCCCTGAGCGACGACGACGTGCGGGAGATTCTCCGGCTCATCGACGAGTCGGACCTCGATGAGCTCCTGATCGAGACCGACGGCTTCAGGCTGCATGTGCTCCGCGGCGGTGCGGCGCCGGAGGCCATACACCAGTCGCCAGTCACCAGTCACCAGTCACCCAGCCCGAACGGCGCGACCATAGACGCGCCGATGCTGGGCACCTTCTACAGGGCCGAGGCCCCCGGGGCCGCGCCCTTCGTCGACGTTGGAGCGAAGGTCCAAGCGGACACGATCGTCTGCCTGATCGAAGTGATGAAGATGATGAACTCGATCCCCGCGGGCGTTGAGGGGACGATCGTCGAGGTGTGCGCGGACAACGCCGCGCTCGTGGAGTACGGCCAGCCGCTGTTCCGGGTCGAGCCGGCTTGA
- a CDS encoding VOC family protein, whose protein sequence is MELRLEVIVVPVADLDRAKAFYSEKLGFNVDVDRQVTEDYRVVQLTPPGSACSIVIQSRGGAGAQSASPIKGLQLVTHDLRATRAELVGRGAELGEIQVFEGSGPRDARDDDELDFAGFVFFEDPDGNGWAIQQMPRGRGG, encoded by the coding sequence ATGGAACTGAGGCTCGAAGTGATCGTCGTGCCGGTTGCGGACCTCGACCGCGCGAAGGCGTTCTACTCGGAGAAGCTCGGCTTCAACGTCGACGTCGACAGGCAGGTGACCGAGGACTACCGCGTGGTCCAGCTCACGCCGCCCGGCTCGGCGTGCTCGATCGTGATCCAGTCCCGTGGCGGCGCCGGGGCGCAATCCGCGAGCCCGATCAAGGGGCTACAGCTCGTCACCCACGACCTGCGGGCCACGCGCGCCGAGCTGGTGGGGCGCGGCGCCGAGCTCGGCGAGATCCAGGTGTTCGAGGGCAGCGGCCCGCGGGACGCTCGGGACGATGACGAGCTCGACTTCGCCGGCTTCGTCTTCTTCGAGGACCCGGACGGCAACGGCTGGGCGATCCAGCAGATGCCGCGCGGGCGCGGCGGCTAG
- a CDS encoding APC family permease — MSTTEHPGLGEHREGMLPVVESIDVSQRDDVFKLRGRSVGLLGVLFLTVTGAAPISAMLFNTPIAVGFGNGVGAPAGFLVATIVLTIFSVGYVAMSRKVTAAGGFYSFISHGLNRELGMASGFSMVAAYSVFEVSLVGGFAYFASLKAARYGWHVQWYWCGLFMIALICVLAYLDVRISARVLGVALLCEVVTLIVFDFAVFTDGASNVTASAINPINAFKSLPAGHAGGTAIAAGAAGIGIFFAFWSWVGFEMAPNYGEESRDPKKTVPRAMYISVIGLGIFYVVTSWASISGYHSTDAAAVVAQNDSANFFFNPAKQFSGQFLKDCLSWFIITGSFACGMAFHNTTARYMYSLGRERVLPSVLGRTHARFHSPHIASTTQSFIAAAIMGVFALFAAVDAKTGAAQSVAYIQVYGLMALMGVVSILAIQAIVSLAIVNYFRTHHQAEHHWWTTLTAPLLAAAAQAYVLYLAIKNLTFLGSGYQYAKWLCWADLAIFLLGLGYAMYLKRNDRAKYESVGRMINEGLDSAEPVPASQ, encoded by the coding sequence GTGAGCACAACTGAGCACCCAGGACTCGGGGAGCACCGTGAGGGGATGCTTCCCGTCGTCGAGAGCATCGACGTCTCGCAGCGTGATGACGTCTTCAAGCTGAGGGGCAGATCTGTAGGCCTGCTCGGAGTTCTGTTCCTCACCGTCACCGGTGCGGCCCCGATCTCCGCGATGCTGTTCAACACGCCTATCGCCGTCGGCTTCGGCAACGGCGTCGGCGCGCCGGCGGGCTTCCTCGTCGCGACCATCGTGCTGACGATCTTCAGCGTCGGCTACGTGGCCATGTCGAGAAAGGTCACGGCCGCGGGAGGCTTCTACAGCTTCATCAGCCACGGCCTCAACCGTGAGCTCGGGATGGCGAGCGGATTCTCGATGGTCGCGGCGTACAGCGTGTTCGAGGTCTCGCTGGTCGGCGGGTTCGCGTACTTCGCCTCACTGAAGGCGGCGCGCTACGGCTGGCATGTCCAGTGGTACTGGTGCGGCCTGTTCATGATCGCGCTGATCTGCGTGCTCGCGTACCTGGATGTGCGCATCTCGGCTCGCGTGCTCGGTGTCGCGCTCTTGTGCGAGGTCGTGACCCTGATCGTCTTCGACTTTGCGGTGTTCACCGACGGGGCGAGCAACGTCACGGCCAGCGCGATCAATCCCATCAACGCGTTCAAGAGCCTGCCGGCCGGACATGCGGGAGGCACGGCGATCGCAGCGGGGGCTGCCGGCATCGGCATCTTCTTCGCGTTCTGGTCGTGGGTGGGCTTTGAAATGGCGCCCAACTACGGCGAGGAATCGCGGGACCCGAAGAAGACAGTTCCGCGTGCGATGTACATCTCGGTGATCGGCCTCGGGATCTTCTACGTCGTCACGTCGTGGGCGTCGATCTCCGGGTACCACTCAACCGACGCCGCCGCGGTGGTGGCGCAGAACGATTCGGCCAACTTCTTCTTCAACCCGGCCAAGCAGTTCTCGGGCCAGTTCCTCAAGGACTGCCTGAGCTGGTTCATCATCACGGGCTCCTTCGCCTGTGGAATGGCGTTCCACAACACCACCGCGCGCTACATGTACTCGCTGGGACGCGAGCGCGTGTTGCCGTCGGTGCTGGGACGCACGCACGCGCGCTTCCACAGCCCGCACATCGCGTCCACCACGCAGTCGTTCATCGCGGCCGCGATCATGGGCGTGTTCGCGCTGTTCGCGGCGGTGGACGCCAAGACCGGCGCGGCGCAGTCGGTCGCGTACATCCAGGTGTACGGCCTCATGGCGCTCATGGGAGTGGTCTCGATCCTCGCGATCCAGGCGATCGTGTCGCTCGCGATCGTCAACTACTTCCGCACGCACCACCAGGCAGAGCACCACTGGTGGACCACGCTCACCGCGCCGCTGCTTGCCGCAGCCGCGCAGGCATACGTGCTGTACCTGGCGATCAAGAACCTGACGTTCCTGGGCTCTGGGTACCAGTACGCCAAGTGGCTCTGCTGGGCCGACCTGGCGATCTTCCTGCTCGGTCTCGGCTACGCCATGTACCTCAAGCGGAATGACAGAGCGAAGTACGAGAGCGTGGGGCGGATGATCAACGAGGGGCTCGATTCCGCGGAGCCGGTGCCTGCAAGCCAGTAG
- a CDS encoding glutamine synthetase family protein — translation MATAEEQQITVEDVLAGWREAGIRNVRFELPDMHGTSRSKLVPIEHAGRYADEGLNMYGGTIVLDSRSDVVPGSLYNEEIAYADQRLKPDPTTARIVPWVEATGRMICDTFWDDGQPLGAAPRHVFRRVLERCRALGYEPLIGLEPEFYLLDGETKQPLFDGYHIFNTVRNTWVPVVERIVGEMRQFGVDIITANCEYAGSQWEIVFGPSSGMAGPDTAFTFKNGAKELAHQEGLIASFMSKPFQDGAGCGAHNHIGLLHADSGDNAMLDPDHEWGLSDVGRSFVAGQLRHARAIYTLLAPTVNCLKRRRTHTFSPTNVSWGLEDRSAFVRVKGGNPKSKHVENRAPTGLSNPYLASAALLGAGILGIADQLELEPPARQPAEEDESKPKLPTTVEESLAALESDMAIVNLLGPEFVKAYTAVRRYELQRFHDHVTDWERDEYLELY, via the coding sequence ATGGCCACCGCCGAGGAGCAGCAGATCACCGTCGAGGACGTTCTCGCCGGCTGGCGGGAGGCCGGCATCCGCAACGTCCGCTTCGAGCTTCCGGACATGCACGGCACGAGCCGCTCGAAGCTCGTGCCGATCGAGCACGCCGGCCGCTATGCCGACGAGGGCCTGAACATGTACGGCGGCACGATCGTGCTCGACAGCCGTTCCGACGTCGTGCCGGGCAGCCTCTACAACGAGGAGATCGCGTACGCCGACCAGCGGCTCAAGCCCGACCCCACCACCGCACGCATCGTGCCATGGGTTGAGGCCACCGGCCGCATGATCTGCGACACGTTCTGGGACGACGGCCAGCCGCTCGGCGCGGCGCCGCGGCACGTCTTCCGGCGCGTGCTCGAGCGCTGCCGCGCGCTCGGCTACGAGCCGCTGATCGGCCTCGAGCCCGAGTTCTACCTGCTCGACGGCGAGACCAAGCAGCCGCTCTTCGACGGCTACCACATCTTCAACACGGTGCGGAACACGTGGGTGCCGGTTGTCGAGCGCATCGTGGGCGAGATGCGCCAGTTCGGCGTGGACATCATCACCGCCAACTGCGAGTACGCCGGCTCCCAGTGGGAGATCGTGTTCGGGCCGAGCAGCGGCATGGCCGGGCCGGACACCGCCTTCACGTTCAAGAACGGCGCCAAGGAGCTCGCCCACCAGGAGGGACTGATCGCGAGCTTCATGTCCAAGCCGTTCCAGGACGGCGCCGGCTGCGGCGCGCACAACCACATCGGCCTGCTGCACGCGGACTCGGGTGACAACGCGATGCTCGATCCCGACCACGAGTGGGGCCTCTCCGACGTTGGCCGCAGCTTCGTGGCGGGCCAGCTTCGTCACGCTCGCGCGATCTACACGCTGCTCGCGCCCACGGTGAACTGCCTCAAGCGGCGTCGCACGCACACGTTCAGCCCCACGAACGTGTCCTGGGGCCTCGAGGACCGCAGCGCGTTCGTGCGCGTGAAGGGCGGCAACCCGAAGTCGAAGCACGTGGAGAACCGCGCGCCCACAGGACTGTCCAACCCTTACCTGGCGTCCGCCGCGCTGCTCGGCGCCGGCATCCTCGGGATCGCCGACCAGCTCGAGCTCGAGCCGCCCGCGCGCCAGCCCGCTGAGGAGGACGAATCGAAGCCCAAGCTCCCCACCACGGTGGAGGAGTCGCTTGCCGCGCTCGAGTCCGACATGGCGATTGTGAATCTGCTCGGTCCGGAGTTCGTAAAGGCGTACACGGCTGTGCGCCGCTACGAGCTGCAGCGCTTCCACGACCACGTGACCGACTGGGAGCGGGATGAGTACCTGGAGCTCTATTGA
- a CDS encoding HAD hydrolase-like protein, translating into MRLDDVRGFVFDVDGTLVHRAGDTAHVVPGARELLERIKESGRPFAVFTNGSHVPPTVFAKGLRDVGLPVEDEQMLTPLCSVQAYLDRGRRDAVVLPFVTDSARRYLLDCGLNLVGPEEADRADVVFVAHIDHADLPELEQAARAVIAGARLLTGSYVSAYAGANGPILSRGAMVTAAIAKASSARPTIVGKPSKAAVREIHKRLAVPTEEIAVVGDDLFMDVALGHLGGSRTVLVRSGISADIDLSKVPEKRRPHATVADTSELLGWL; encoded by the coding sequence GTGCGTCTTGACGATGTCCGCGGCTTCGTGTTCGACGTGGATGGCACGCTCGTCCACCGCGCCGGCGACACGGCGCACGTGGTGCCGGGCGCCCGGGAGCTGCTCGAGCGGATCAAGGAGTCGGGCCGCCCTTTCGCCGTGTTCACCAACGGCAGCCATGTGCCGCCGACGGTGTTCGCCAAGGGCCTGCGCGACGTTGGCCTGCCGGTGGAGGACGAGCAGATGCTCACCCCGCTGTGCAGCGTGCAGGCGTACCTCGACCGCGGCCGGCGCGACGCGGTGGTGCTGCCGTTCGTCACCGATTCCGCTCGGCGCTACCTGCTGGACTGCGGCCTCAACCTCGTCGGCCCCGAGGAGGCCGACCGGGCCGACGTGGTGTTCGTGGCCCACATCGACCACGCCGACCTTCCTGAGCTTGAGCAGGCTGCTCGCGCTGTGATTGCCGGCGCGCGGCTGCTCACCGGCAGCTATGTGTCCGCGTACGCGGGCGCCAACGGACCGATCCTGAGCCGCGGCGCGATGGTCACCGCGGCGATCGCGAAGGCGTCGAGCGCGCGCCCCACCATCGTCGGCAAGCCCTCGAAGGCGGCGGTGCGCGAGATCCACAAGCGCCTGGCCGTGCCCACCGAGGAGATCGCCGTGGTGGGCGACGATCTCTTCATGGATGTCGCCCTCGGCCACCTCGGCGGCTCTCGAACCGTCCTGGTGCGCAGCGGCATCAGCGCGGACATCGACCTGAGCAAGGTGCCCGAGAAGCGCCGCCCGCACGCGACGGTTGCGGATACGTCCGAGCTCCTGGGATGGTTGTAG
- a CDS encoding PEP-utilizing enzyme: MQRVIDERGSILATSTPIAGAFPSPYEIETPPGCEGWEEMYPYYAVFDEARRDADEKRFWFWNSMHFPVPMPAFDVQCIDSPYQAVGAWQNRVFAVPPAMGIDYRIVNGYVYISGNPVTDPEKMAERAEFFQRRASYYFENWSELYEQWKSRVRALIDEVTNLPVPDLPEYEPDEVMEGERNTAFVDVLDSYQRCLRLGDLMWQRHFEFLLLGYGAYATFADHCKANLPDIPDQHIAQMVAGIDVLLFRPDAELRRLARLAIDTGVDDAFVEGRTPEEIDAALEQSDAGRKWLEDLQQVKDPWFNMATGDGLYHYYRSWLDDPSIPYASLIGHINALKAGEQIDRPTEEIQRERDRLAEEYGSLLDEGARQTFNELLGLSRTVFPYVEEHKFFCDYWFLTRWWNKLREFGELLARNGFLNDAEDIFQLGRHEVMSALDELVLCWATGGAPRGPSFWPPIVERRKELLARLGDWTPPPALGVAPEVVTDPMTIMLWGVTTQRVQEWARSQDPAATEVVGAPASPGTIEGPARVIRTIDELADVREGEILVTGSTSPAWAPIFSKIKATVTDVGGVMSHAAIVCREYGLPAVVGTGRATSLIRTGQMIRVDGSAGVVSIVDGGAG, from the coding sequence ATACAACGCGTAATTGACGAGAGGGGGTCCATTCTGGCCACGTCGACACCCATAGCTGGGGCATTTCCGAGTCCTTACGAGATTGAGACGCCTCCCGGCTGTGAGGGCTGGGAGGAGATGTATCCGTACTACGCCGTGTTCGACGAGGCGCGGCGCGATGCGGACGAGAAGCGCTTCTGGTTCTGGAACTCGATGCACTTCCCGGTGCCGATGCCGGCGTTCGACGTGCAGTGCATCGACAGCCCGTACCAGGCTGTGGGGGCCTGGCAGAACCGCGTCTTTGCCGTGCCGCCGGCCATGGGGATCGACTACCGGATCGTGAACGGCTACGTCTACATCTCGGGCAATCCGGTCACGGACCCGGAGAAGATGGCCGAGCGGGCCGAGTTCTTCCAGCGCCGCGCGAGCTACTACTTCGAGAACTGGTCGGAGCTGTACGAGCAGTGGAAGTCGCGGGTGCGCGCGCTGATCGACGAGGTGACCAACCTCCCGGTGCCGGACCTTCCCGAGTACGAGCCGGACGAGGTGATGGAGGGCGAGCGCAACACGGCGTTCGTGGACGTGCTCGACTCCTACCAGCGCTGCCTGCGCCTGGGCGACCTGATGTGGCAGCGGCACTTCGAGTTCCTGCTGCTCGGCTACGGCGCGTACGCCACCTTCGCCGACCACTGCAAGGCCAACCTGCCGGACATCCCGGACCAGCACATCGCGCAGATGGTCGCGGGCATCGACGTGCTGCTCTTCAGGCCGGACGCCGAGCTGCGCCGGCTCGCGCGCCTCGCGATCGACACCGGCGTCGACGACGCCTTCGTGGAGGGACGCACGCCCGAGGAGATCGACGCGGCGCTCGAGCAGAGCGACGCCGGCAGGAAGTGGCTCGAGGATCTCCAGCAGGTGAAGGACCCGTGGTTCAACATGGCCACGGGCGACGGCCTGTACCACTACTACCGCTCCTGGCTCGACGACCCGAGCATTCCCTACGCCTCGCTCATCGGGCACATCAACGCGCTCAAGGCGGGCGAACAGATCGACCGTCCCACGGAGGAGATCCAACGCGAGCGCGACCGGCTCGCGGAGGAATACGGCTCGCTGCTCGACGAGGGCGCTCGGCAGACGTTCAACGAGCTGCTGGGCCTCTCCCGGACCGTGTTCCCCTACGTGGAGGAGCACAAGTTCTTCTGCGACTACTGGTTCCTCACGCGCTGGTGGAACAAGCTGCGCGAGTTCGGGGAGCTGCTCGCCCGGAACGGCTTCCTGAACGACGCCGAGGACATCTTCCAGCTCGGCCGGCACGAGGTGATGAGCGCGCTCGACGAGCTCGTGCTGTGCTGGGCCACCGGCGGCGCGCCACGCGGCCCGAGCTTCTGGCCGCCGATCGTGGAGCGGCGCAAGGAGCTGCTCGCCAGGCTCGGCGACTGGACGCCGCCGCCGGCGCTCGGTGTGGCGCCCGAGGTGGTCACCGATCCGATGACGATCATGCTCTGGGGCGTGACCACGCAGCGCGTGCAGGAGTGGGCGCGCTCGCAGGATCCCGCCGCCACCGAGGTGGTCGGCGCGCCGGCGTCGCCGGGCACGATCGAGGGTCCGGCGCGCGTGATCCGCACGATCGACGAGCTGGCGGACGTGCGCGAGGGCGAGATACTCGTCACGGGCTCCACGTCGCCCGCCTGGGCGCCGATCTTCTCGAAGATCAAGGCCACCGTCACGGACGTGGGTGGCGTGATGTCGCACGCGGCGATCGTGTGCCGCGAGTACGGCCTGCCAGCCGTGGTGGGCACGGGCCGGGCCACCTCCCTGATCCGCACCGGCCAGATGATCCGCGTGGACGGCAGCGCGGGGGTGGTGTCGATCGTCGACGGCGGGGCGGGCTGA
- a CDS encoding gamma-glutamyl-gamma-aminobutyrate hydrolase family protein: MPSEPVIGICAVHERARWSFWDQTAHLVADTYVSSVQRTGAIAMLLPVDARAPLELLERIDGLLLIGGADIDPSSYGAPRDPELESTYRDRDDFEIALLLSAVDRGMPVFGICRGMQIINVAFGGTLVQHLPEVEGSNPHRRALGTFEGTEHAITLEPGSLTAEAAGEVEHLASCHHHQAVDRLGEGLVVSGRAEVDGVIEAIEADDGRWLLGVQWHPEADERSQMMSAFADAARNWSKGPDLTPTAESGISTHNPDRGSRG; this comes from the coding sequence GTGCCGTCTGAGCCCGTGATCGGCATCTGCGCGGTGCACGAACGCGCGCGCTGGAGCTTCTGGGACCAGACCGCGCACCTCGTGGCGGACACCTACGTGTCCTCGGTGCAGCGCACCGGCGCCATCGCGATGCTCCTGCCGGTGGACGCGAGGGCGCCGCTCGAGCTGCTCGAGCGGATCGACGGCCTGCTGCTGATCGGCGGCGCGGACATCGACCCTTCCTCGTACGGTGCGCCGCGCGACCCCGAGCTCGAGTCCACCTACCGCGACCGCGACGACTTCGAGATCGCCCTGCTGCTCAGCGCCGTGGACCGCGGCATGCCCGTGTTCGGGATCTGCCGCGGCATGCAGATCATCAACGTCGCGTTCGGCGGCACGCTCGTGCAGCACCTGCCGGAGGTGGAGGGATCGAACCCGCACCGCAGGGCGCTCGGCACGTTCGAGGGAACCGAGCACGCGATCACCCTCGAGCCTGGATCCCTCACCGCCGAGGCGGCCGGTGAGGTGGAGCACCTGGCGAGCTGCCACCACCACCAGGCGGTGGACAGGCTGGGCGAGGGGCTCGTGGTGAGCGGGCGCGCGGAGGTGGACGGGGTGATCGAGGCGATCGAGGCGGACGACGGCCGCTGGCTCCTCGGCGTGCAGTGGCATCCGGAGGCCGACGAGCGCAGCCAGATGATGTCCGCTTTTGCCGATGCGGCTCGAAATTGGTCAAAAGGACCAGACTTGACACCAACTGCGGAAAGTGGGATATCAACGCACAACCCCGACCGAGGGAGTCGTGGCTGA
- a CDS encoding biotin carboxylase N-terminal domain-containing protein: protein MDISRVFIANRGEIAVRIVRACRALGLECVVGASEVDMDGLAAELADRAVCIGPAPASDSYLRPELVVQAALGTGCDAIHAGYGFLAENPRLPVLAREHGIRFVGPPPEAMELAGDKLRAREVALEAGLPLVPGGEVGTFMEAEAFAAESGFPVLLKAAGGGGGRGIKLAHDPDELQRLFGVAVAEARSAFGDERLYVERYVADARHVEVQVAADDHGTVLHLGERDCSVQRRYQKLIEEAPAPFLPAQTREALTAAGVAFARAIGYRNLGTVEFIVDAATGGFFFLEMNCRIQVEHPVTEAVTGRDLVAEQLRIADGQALSFSQEEVTFDGHAVECRLTAEDVSNGFMPSPGRLARFAVPELPGLRVDTHCRDGALIPPHYDSLMAKLIGHGADRDEAIEIVHEALERLEADGVDTNRALLAEVLGHPDFVHGRITTHWLEEAIV from the coding sequence ATGGACATCTCGCGGGTGTTCATCGCCAACCGCGGCGAGATCGCCGTGCGCATCGTGCGCGCGTGCCGCGCACTCGGGCTCGAATGCGTGGTGGGCGCCTCGGAGGTGGACATGGACGGGCTCGCGGCCGAGCTGGCGGACCGCGCGGTATGCATAGGGCCGGCGCCGGCGAGCGACAGCTACCTGCGCCCGGAGCTGGTGGTGCAGGCGGCGCTCGGCACGGGATGCGATGCGATCCACGCCGGCTACGGCTTCCTCGCCGAGAACCCGCGCCTGCCCGTGCTCGCGCGCGAGCACGGCATCCGCTTCGTCGGCCCGCCGCCCGAGGCGATGGAATTGGCGGGAGACAAGCTGCGCGCGCGCGAGGTGGCGCTCGAGGCGGGGCTGCCGCTCGTGCCGGGCGGCGAGGTCGGCACCTTCATGGAGGCGGAGGCCTTCGCGGCGGAGTCCGGCTTCCCCGTCCTCCTGAAGGCCGCGGGCGGCGGTGGCGGCCGCGGCATCAAGCTCGCGCACGATCCGGACGAGCTGCAGCGTCTGTTCGGCGTGGCGGTGGCGGAGGCGCGCTCGGCGTTCGGCGACGAGCGGCTCTACGTGGAGCGGTACGTGGCCGACGCCCGGCACGTGGAGGTGCAGGTGGCGGCCGACGATCACGGCACGGTGCTGCATCTCGGCGAGCGCGACTGCTCGGTGCAGCGGCGCTACCAGAAGCTGATCGAGGAGGCGCCCGCGCCGTTCCTTCCGGCGCAGACGCGGGAGGCGCTCACCGCGGCGGGCGTGGCGTTCGCGCGCGCCATCGGCTACCGCAACCTCGGCACCGTCGAGTTCATCGTGGACGCCGCGACCGGCGGGTTCTTCTTCCTCGAGATGAACTGCCGCATCCAGGTGGAGCACCCGGTGACGGAGGCGGTGACGGGGCGTGACCTGGTGGCGGAGCAATTGCGGATCGCGGACGGCCAGGCGCTCTCGTTCTCGCAGGAAGAGGTGACGTTCGACGGCCACGCGGTGGAGTGCCGCCTCACCGCCGAGGACGTCTCCAACGGCTTCATGCCGAGCCCGGGCCGGCTCGCTCGCTTCGCGGTGCCGGAGCTGCCCGGCCTGCGGGTGGACACCCACTGCCGCGACGGCGCGCTGATCCCACCGCACTACGACTCGCTGATGGCCAAGCTGATCGGTCACGGAGCCGACCGCGACGAGGCGATCGAGATCGTTCACGAGGCGCTCGAGCGGCTCGAGGCCGACGGGGTGGACACCAACCGCGCCCTGCTCGCGGAGGTGCTCGGCCACCCCGACTTCGTCCACGGCCGCATCACTACGCACTGGTTGGAGGAGGCGATCGTATGA
- a CDS encoding PEP/pyruvate-binding domain-containing protein, protein MAAELTRSLADLRQADTDSFGGKSSTLGELIAAEIPVPPGFALSCEAFRLFVEQAGLRGVIAHALERASSGDVDAVNRASHSISEAMHSAPMPAAVRDEVTRHYAELGDVPVAVRSSALGEDSQEATFAGQQETYLWIRGAGQVCDAIRDCWISLYSPPAIAYRARLGEKDEEPAMGVTVQLMVDAEVSGVMFTCNPVSGDPSMVAINASWGLGLAVVGGEVTPDDYLVSKVTREVVRENISSKTVEYVPGEAGTVFLDVPEERRDIPCLDEPRIATLVDVGKRVERYFGSRQDIEWAFARGDGELFVVQSRPVTGIAKPKEEKKPTSAMSLLMSTFGAEKKQ, encoded by the coding sequence GTGGCCGCCGAGCTCACACGTTCGCTCGCCGATCTCAGACAGGCGGACACCGACTCGTTCGGCGGCAAGAGCTCCACGCTCGGCGAGCTGATCGCGGCGGAGATCCCGGTGCCACCGGGCTTCGCGCTGTCATGCGAGGCGTTCCGGCTGTTCGTCGAGCAGGCGGGGTTGCGCGGCGTGATCGCGCATGCGCTCGAACGCGCCTCCTCCGGCGACGTGGACGCCGTGAACCGCGCCTCGCACTCGATCAGCGAGGCGATGCATTCAGCGCCAATGCCCGCCGCCGTGCGCGACGAGGTGACGAGGCACTACGCCGAGCTCGGTGACGTACCCGTTGCCGTGCGCTCGAGCGCGCTGGGTGAGGACAGCCAGGAGGCGACCTTCGCCGGGCAGCAGGAGACCTACCTCTGGATACGCGGCGCCGGACAGGTGTGCGACGCGATCCGCGATTGCTGGATCAGCCTCTACAGCCCGCCCGCGATCGCCTACCGGGCGCGGCTCGGCGAGAAGGACGAGGAACCAGCGATGGGCGTGACGGTGCAGCTGATGGTGGATGCCGAGGTGTCTGGCGTGATGTTCACCTGCAACCCCGTGAGCGGCGATCCGAGCATGGTTGCCATCAACGCGTCGTGGGGGCTGGGCCTGGCAGTGGTGGGCGGCGAGGTGACTCCCGACGACTACCTGGTGAGCAAGGTCACGCGCGAGGTCGTGCGCGAGAACATCAGCTCGAAGACCGTGGAGTACGTCCCGGGCGAGGCCGGAACGGTTTTCCTGGACGTTCCCGAGGAGAGGCGGGACATCCCGTGCCTCGACGAGCCGAGGATCGCCACGCTCGTGGACGTGGGCAAGCGCGTGGAGCGCTACTTCGGCTCGCGACAGGACATCGAGTGGGCCTTCGCGCGCGGCGACGGCGAGTTGTTCGTCGTGCAGTCCCGCCCGGTCACCGGAATCGCGAAGCCGAAGGAAGAGAAGAAGCCGACCTCAGCGATGTCCCTCCTGATGAGCACCTTCGGCGCGGAAAAGAAGCAGTAG